The window TTCACACTCTAAACTTTGCCACCAACAAAGGCCTTGGTGATATCTCCCTCATACTGATTACAAAAGCAGAATATATACAAACATGGAACTATGAGGAGATTTCTGCACAAGAAGCGGCTTTTACACCCTTTCAGACCTCGACTCCTATTCTCTGAGCAACCTGCACAAGACAAATATCATTGTCACGCAACATTTTCAGGCAAAAGACTGCGGTTAGTAGAAGCTAAGAAGTTACTGCAACTAGTAACGAAAAGTATTCTAGtgaatcaagatcaataaagCAAGCTATGGAAAAATTAAAGAGAACTTGACATAAATAGCCGCCCAgcaaatgtatattttttgtatactaatatatattatacataaaatatacatttcTGATACACAATAGTAAATATTTGTTGTATATTTGGCTAGCGAATGCTATTACTTTTTGCTGACCGACCAAATGCCCAGAATTAGATACCTAAAAGAGAGGCGAATAAATCAGTTACCTCTTTGAAAGAGTTAACGTCACTTCCCCACAGCCAGGCATCGCAACCTGCATCTCTGGCACCCCAAATGTCATTTCTACGATCATCGCCTACATGAACAGCATCATCTGGATTTACTCCTAGTAACTCACAAGCTTTTAGAAATATTGTTGGATTAGGCTTCTCTGCTTCTACCTGTAAAATAGCCAATAAAGAAAATCAGCTGTCGGATCACTAAGGAAGCAAAAGGAAGGACAACAAACACATCACCTCAGCTGAAACTGCTACGGCATCAAACCAATGATCACAGTTCAGAGCCCTCAACACTGGTCTCAATCGGGTGTCAAAATTCGACACTACAGCCAACTTTACTCCTGCATTTCTAAGGGCCTGGAAAACCTTCTCCGCATTTGTATCGCAAAGATGCCAGGCCTATTGAAGAATGACGAATGAAAGTAAAGTTAAGTATATTCTTATTAACGAACTGGAAGAATTAAACCAATTTGCTGTAAACAGAAATAGTAAAGTATCTCAAAGTGAGCCAATCTTTTCTGTAGTATAGTAGTTATACAGCTCCTCAAAGTACTGAGAATCAGAACAGCCAGTCGAAGAACTAACTATATGTTGCCAAAATGGCCTTCCGTCATTAACATATCTGCAATATGCGGACTATATCATTAAGAATTCCCCTATTTTATCTCTTGCGGACAAGAGAAATTTACTCAAAACATCAAAGATAATCTAACGGTCACCAACATTGTAACAATAATTTTCACGATCTCAAATTAATCAGATATCAACATCCGCTCATGAAGTGTTAAAAGTTTATAATCTGCGGTGTGCGTAGAAGCATTTGTCTATGAATGTTGATCGTCGAATGAGAGAAGAGAATACGTTTGAAAGGCATAGTTCTCTAGAAGTCCTAGAATAAACAAGTTTAACCAGAGACTTGGTGTAATTAACCAAGACATGTTTTTGGCCTTCTAAGAATTACCAAAAATTGCATTCACAATTGTATTCAAGTTTGTCAGGGCTCAGACAATATATTATTACACAACTAGACAATCACACAAGGGAACAGATTACAATATAAAATTATTGAATATCTGGACAATGAGGATGAACATGCTTCAGGAAGCACAAAGGTTTAAGAGAAATCTATTCAAGCTGACACTGAACCAAGAATCTTATCAACAAGAGAAAGACAACGATCAAAACAAAAGATATAGGTTCTTTAGCAGGCAAGCTAAGTCAACTTTTCACAACAATCAAAAGCAAGGAAATAAGAAAGTTAATCCCTTTTTGATAAGGAAAAACGGATTAACTTTTCGATTAACTTTTCCCTTTCTCAAAGTTAATCCCTTTTCTCAAAACAAGCTAATATTAGACCAAGTACAATatattttattctcaagccagaagaactttctttcattctttttgtctgtaatttttttgttttattctCCTCTGTCGCTATACCAATCGATTCTTAACTTAGTTTTTAATGACTATCCAATTCAAAGCTGAAAAAATGACAAAGTGAAAGAAAGAACGGCATTCTCCTTGTATCATACTTAACTTACTATGACTTAAAAACCACTCGGATTACTTTGTAAACAGTAAAATCAAACAGACATATTATTAGCAAATAGCATTTCTCCGTCCAGGAGAAACATAATCTTCCAGAAAAAGAATTTAACCAAAAACATATTGCGTATGAACGAAAAGTACTAAACAACAATTAATTTAAATAGAGCATGATTAGTAGTGATTAATGGTGCTCTTTTCAAAAGGTTCAAGAAACAAAATATTTTCAACATGGAAGCAAGTTACTACACATATAAATTACAGCGAACcggttaattttttatttttttttcaaaggtGGTTCAGAACAAGATACCTGAGCCTAGATCTACCCCAAGGTTGCTCATAAGCCCATATGTATCTTTTCAATATCTCAGCTTCAGAATAACCCACCCCATACTTCTCACCAATTTGCCTGTGAATCTACAACATCCAATCCAATATGGTTAAAATATTGTGAACAAGAACAAACAGAATATAAGGGGACAAAGAGAATAAACTGAGAGAAGCCCATAAAAGTGACATCAGTATCCTTAAGAAGTCAtgtaaaggggggggggggggggggggggaattgggAAATGAAGCAAAAAAAGTCAATATTTTGCTTTTGCTATGCCCATAATGAAAGAGTCAGGATAATGcaaaatatgtatgtgtatactcATCTACACACAGAGAGAAGCACCAAAAGATCTAAAATTTAAGCAAAATATTCAAACACAATGTTGCGGAATGAGACACGGTGTGTAAGCAGGGGCAGAGGTAGAAGCCAGATACGTGTTCAGCCAAACCTAGTAGCTTTTGCTCGAATAATGTATTGGTAAAAAGTTTGTTAAATATGTACACATTAAATTTAGAATACAGCTACGAGCACTTAAGTTATCGTTATAAAATGCATAACTCAAGTTGAAATTCTGGTTCCACCTCTATGTGTAAGCCGTAAACAGTggatcaagaaaaaaaattactttcaaaAATGCTTCAATAAGAGACAGAACATTAGAGATATTATAAGCAGAAAGAAAAATAGTTACTAGCTTTTCTGGTTCTGCAACCCTCACCATTAGATCCAGAAAATATCATTTCTTTGATAATTTTTTCATCGTAAACCGAACAAATTGAACACAATATACTACAAGCAGAAAAATAATAGATAGTGGTGTTTGTATTGTCTCAATTTTCAACATTAGCAGATCCAGAAAAATTGTTCCTTTTAATAAGTTTTTCATCAGAACTAAAAGCAGAAATGATCTAAAAAATTCTTTTTCAGCAATTTGTAAGTTTTTGTAGACGTTGGCCTACAATCTAATGTCTTGTCTATAAGTTTGAGCAATATATAAACAAAATGACTCTAATGTTATCCGGATGGTTAATTTCCCAAGGGTTATTTGCGCAACTTTAAAAAAGGGACAAAAATCTTGACGGTGGCCTGAAAAAGGGACACTTGCGTACATCAAACAGAAACGAAATATGCATGACTAGGTGAAAACAACACCATACTCCCAACATACAAAAGAGGCAGCTAAAATATGGCATTGAGAAACCACAGTTCTACAGCCTATTTATTCACACTCTAACATTGCCACCAACAAAGGCCTTGGTGATATCTCTCATACTGATTACAAAAGCAGAATATATACATGCATGGGGCTATGAGGAGATTCCTACACAAGAAGTGGCTTTTTACACATCGAACGCATCTCCTAATATTACCCTTCAGACCTCGACTCCTATTCTTTGAGCAACCTGCACGAGACAAATAACATTGTCACGCAACATTTTCAGGCAAAAGTATTCTAGTGAATCAGGATCAATAAAGCTAAGCTATGGAAAAATTAAAGAGAAATTGACACAAATAGCTGCCCAGCAagtgtatattttttgtatactactatatgatatacataaatatacatttttGAAATTACTTTTTGTCGACCGGCCAAATGTGTAACTTCCCAGAATTAAATACTAAAAGAGAGGCGAATAAATCAGTTACCTCTTTGAAAGAGTTAACGTCACTTCCCCACAGCCAGGCATCGCAACCTGCATCTCTAGCACCCCAAATGTCATTTCTACGATCATCGCCTACATGAACAGCATCATCTGGATTTACTCCTAGTAACTCACAAGCTTTTAGAAATATTGTTGGATTAGGCTTCTCTGCTTCTACCTGTTAAAAGCCAAAAAGAAAATCAGTTGTTGGTAGGTGTGTCACATGGGCGGgtcaaaatgggctgagttaaTAAAGCAAACGTTAGTAGGGTTGAAATGAATTGGGATAAAATGGGCTAAAAAGTGGGTCATACCACATCAAATAAAAAAATGtccttttgaaaatattttgacaaggtttTTATGGGTCAATTTGGGCTAAATTTTAGATGGGCAGAAATTGGTTGGGCTTAAATGGGCGGGTCATGTTTTAATGGGCTAATTTTGCCACCCCTAGTTGTTGGATCACTAAGGAATCAAAAGGAAAGCCAACAAAACACATTACCTCAGCTGAAACTGCAACGGCATCAAACCAATGATCACAGTTCAGAGCCCTCAACACTGGTCTCAATCGGGTGTCAAAATTCGACACTACAGCCAACTTTACTCCTGCATTTCTAAGGGCCTGGAAAACCTTCTCCGCATTTGGATCGCAAAGATGCCAGGCCTATTGATGAATGAAAGTAAATTTAAGTATATTCTTATTAATGAACTGGAAGAATTAAACCAATTTACTGTAAACAGAAATAGTACAGTATCTCAAAGTGAGCCAACCTTTTCTGTAGTATAGTAGTTATACAGCTCCTCAAAGTACTGAGAATCAGAACAGCCAGTCGAAGAACTAACTATATGTTGCCAAAATGGCCTTCCGTCATTAACATATCTGCAAGACACAGACTATATCATTAAGAATTCCCCTATTTTATCTCTTGCGGACAAGAGAAATTTACTAAATATCAAAGATGATCTAAAGGTCATCACCATTATAACAATAACTTGCATGATATCAAATTATTCAGATGTCAACATCTGCTCATGAAGtgttaaaaaattataatatgcGGTGTGTATTTGCCTATGAATGTTGATCGTTGAGTGAGAGCAGAGAATATGTTTGAAAGGCATAGTTCTCTAGAAGTCCTAATTTAACCAGAAACATGTTTTTGGCCTTTTAAGAAACCAAAAACTGCGTTCACAATTGTATTCAAGTTTGTCGAGCAAAAATAGAGCTCAGACAATATGTTATTACACAACTAGACAATCACACAAGGGAACAGATTACAATATAAAATTATTGAATATCTGGACAATGAGGATCAACATGCTTCAGGAAGCACAAAAGTTAAAGAGCAAACTATTCAAGCTGACACTGAACCTAGAATCCTATCAACAAGAGAAAGACAACGATCAAAACAAAAGAAATGGATTTCTTTAGCAGCCAAGCTAAGCCAGTTTCTCACAACAATCAAAAGcaaggaaaaaaagaaagttaATCCCTTTTTGATAAAGAAAAAGGGATTAAATTTTCCTTTTCTCAAAGTTAATCCCTTTTCTCAAAACAAGCCAATATTAGACCAAGTACAGTATCTTTTATTCTCAAGCCAGATGAACTTTCTTTTATTCTTTTTGTCTGTAATTTTTTGTTTTTATCTCCTCTGTCGCTATACCAATCAATTCTTAACTTAGTTTTTAATGATTATCCATTTCAAAGCAGAAAAAATGACAAAGTGAAAGAAAGAACAGCATTCCTCTTGTATCATACTTCAACTTACTATGACTTAAAAACCACTCTGATTATTTTGTAaacagtaaaataaaataaaaaattgcaaaTAGCATTTCTCCATCCAGGAGAA is drawn from Lycium barbarum isolate Lr01 chromosome 8, ASM1917538v2, whole genome shotgun sequence and contains these coding sequences:
- the LOC132607448 gene encoding uncharacterized protein LOC132607448 isoform X2, whose amino-acid sequence is MKNLLNVTIFLDLLMLKIETIQTPLPIIFLLVVYCVQFVLFMMKKLSNKGYFLDLMVRVAEPEKQLIYRQIGEKYGVDYSEAEILKRYRWAYEQPWGRSRLRYVNDGRPFWQHIVSSSTGCSDSQYFEELYNYYTTEKAWHLCDPNAEKVFQALRNAGVKLAVVSNFDTRLRPVLRALNCDHWFDAVAVSAEVEAEKPNPTIFLKACELLGVNPDDAVHVGDDRRNDIWGARDAGCDAWLWGSDVNSFKEVAQRIGVEV
- the LOC132607448 gene encoding uncharacterized protein LOC132607448 isoform X1, giving the protein MAARTRIVRSLSNLTRKPKLQVLVNGSHVSSFSTAAAAVSQVEEPPSSGILFGLVKEYEEYRRALYGGLTHKALLVDAVGTLVIPSQPMAQIYRQIGEKYGVDYSEAEILKRYRWAYEQPWGRSRLRYVNDGRPFWQHIVSSSTGCSDSQYFEELYNYYTTEKAWHLCDPNAEKVFQALRNAGVKLAVVSNFDTRLRPVLRALNCDHWFDAVAVSAEVEAEKPNPTIFLKACELLGVNPDDAVHVGDDRRNDIWGARDAGCDAWLWGSDVNSFKEVAQRIGVEV
- the LOC132608351 gene encoding uncharacterized protein LOC132608351, with amino-acid sequence MVRVAEPEKLVTIFLSAYNISNVLSLIEAFLKIHRQIGEKYGVGYSEAEILKRYIWAYEQPWGRSRLRYVNDGRPFWQHIVSSSTGCSDSQYFEELYNYYTTEKAWHLCDTNAEKVFQALRNAGVKLAVVSNFDTRLRPVLRALNCDHWFDAVAVSAEVEAEKPNPTIFLKACELLGVNPDDAVHVGDDRRNDIWGARDAGCDAWLWGSDVNSFKEVAQRIGVEV